From the genome of Stigmatopora nigra isolate UIUO_SnigA chromosome 2, RoL_Snig_1.1, whole genome shotgun sequence:
GTGATAATATGTGTACAGTATGAAACTAATGGAAGACGGAAAAGATTTCTCCATGTAGAGGAGGTCACCAAGCGGTTATGCATGGACTTAATTATatctataatcttttttttgtccttatcTTGATTGGTTGCAAACTAAAGGAATTTTTGAAGAATAATGAGATATGATTGGAGCGCAGTGGTCTGTCATCAGTATTATGAAGTAAGAGTTTGTGGGGTGCAGGTGATTactgcatcggcctcacagctctggggtcctgggttcaaatccaggtcatgtccatctgtctgGAGTTTTCaagttctcccgggcctgcgtagcttttttccaggtactcacaccccacacattccaaaagaacgcatggtaggctgaatggacactcaaaattgtccctaggtatgagtgtgagtgtgcatgggtgtctgtctccttgtgccctgcgatttgctggccaccgattaagggtgcctctggcctggaatcagctgggataggctccagcaccacccacgACCGTAATGAGGacaaatcggttcagaaaatgagttgaaatgagatgagagatgagtttGTGGGATATAAATGTACGTGGCCAAACATCATATACATTAACTTTGAGCGTGACTTTATttccttgatttaaaaaaaaactgatgtatCATTTAAATAGATTGTAAATTGATGACAAATTATGAACTATTTAAACATTactgtttaaattattttaatttgctgtcaatTATTTTGTGGTTTGGTCTTTAGAGGGTTAAATTTAAAGCCCAACGTAATCAGTGTGTTAACCAGGACGTCCGTTAATTGATGAGATGGAGATGGCCAGATTAGACTTTGTTGATGTACTTTTGGAATGACACAATACTCTTGATCGCCCTTTGCCTGAGTAGAGAGTTAATGATGGtaggctatatatatatatatatatatatatatatatatatatatatatatatatatatatatatatatatatatatatatatatatatagtgagtCCAGAAATGATCAAGCAattcacatttatatatttacatatttcaattatttatatatatatatatatatatatatatatatatatagtgagtCCAGAAATGATCAAGCAattcacatttatatatttacatatttcaattatttatatatatatatatatatatatatatatatatatatatatatatatatatatatatatatatatatatatatatatatatatatatatatatatatatatatatatatatatatatatatatatatatatatatatatatatatatatatatatataaataattgaaatatgtaaatatataaatgtgaatTGCTTGATCATTTCTGGACTCAGAATAGAAAACATAAGATATTGGAAGCAATACTTAATCTCACCACAGGATGTAGTTCAAAGGTTTCTGTGCTTTGGGTTCTTGATGGCGAGGGCCCCCTTTCTGCATCTATTGGTGGCGATGTTCGTGATGGGAAAGCTGATGACAGTGATCTTCTAATCAGATTATTCCATCCTAAATACGTCTTTTACCACACATCTGTAGGAGCTCCTCAAAACACACCTCACCAAGCAATTTGCAGCCTCTGATGAACTTTTCTCAGCAAACTGGCAGCGTTCCGGCTCCAGGTGAATCCTTCAAAAAGTACTCCCAACAGAGAAGAATCTCTCATCTTCACCATTTGTATTAGAGGTAAAACAAAACTATTGCTGTCACATACAGTTAACATTTTTTGTCTGTGAATTGTTAAAATAATGTAAGTGCAGTTTGTTCTGAATGTGTTCTTCACATGAATTTCTGTGTTCCTAGTTCATAGACCACAGTGAAGGGGGTGAAACATGATAGTTCTTCCACTCTGGAAGTTTTATGTCAGCTGCTTCTGTATTGAGGTTTCCATTCTCAAATGCCATTAAGTACAGCATCCTTGGAGTGTCTATTACTCTTCTTCTGGTGGCCTTGGGCATCTTGGCTTGGCAGGCCTTCAGATGCTTTAAACGCCCACCCACCACACAACCGCAGTCCCAAGCAGGTGAGCAAGGATAAgatgttggaaaacaaaaacgtTTGACTAAtagatttttcttattttttaaattatttgttgCAGTGAATGGTCATTTGCTTTACGGGGCTGAGGTATATGGAATAAGACAACAGTACAAAGGAATTCCAACAATCAAGGTAAGAAACAACtgcaaattgtcatttttcatggaaaaccgtattaaatatatatatatatatatatatgtatatatatatatatatatatatatatatatatatatatatatatatatatatatatatatatatatatatatatatatatatatatatatatatatatatatatatatatatatatatatatatatatatatatatatatatatatatatatatatatatatataatatatatatatatatatatatatatatatatatatatatatatatatatatatatatatatatatatatatatatatatatatatatacatacatatatatatatatatatatatatatatatatatatatatatatatatatataatatatatatatatatatatatatatatatatatatatatatatatatatatatatatatatatatatatatatatatatatatatatatatatatatatatatatatatatatatatatatatatatatatatatatatatatatatatatatatatacatatatatatatatatatatatatatatatatatatatatatatatatatatatatatatatatatatatatatatatatatatatatatatatatatatatatatatatatatatatatatatatatatatatatatatatatatatatatatatatatatatatatatatatatatatatatatatatatatatatatatatatatatatatatatatatatatatatatatatatatatatatatatatatatatatatatatatatatatatatatatatatatatatatatatatatatatatatatatatatatatatatatatatatatatagattggataactttattcatcccatttcattgtcacagtagcaagagggcgaGAATGAAGATAGAGGAACATAAATTTTagagtaaataaataataaatagttaggtaataaataagtcaataaataaatatgcataataataatcggaaatTGAGTTTTGtaatcatcattgactcgacaaaagcttaattgtcatcatacccagctgcatatgacgaaattggtagtgctgcATAAAGTGCGTTTCCCGACAAAGacaataagtgataatttcagactcgtaatttagcattctgccgttatggatacatcgcatcataTTTATGCCAccttattattagtagtggtgCCAGTTtggtttgattatttttaacaaaGGAACTGTTTTGTGGGAGAGTACACCATGGTTAGCTCTTGCCATACAACACATGTATGTACAGTGTGTGGGAAACCAGTAAAAAACTGGTAATTTCAGATATTTGTTACAGATTGAAGCCAGTAATTTCGAGGTAAAGGAGTAGAACATGGTTAAGTCAAATAAAATTATTAACTTAAACCCTCTGCCAACTTTGTAGATCGAAGATTTTGATGCGGACATCTTGGGAACCACAAACAAAGGAGACAACGTCTGTATCTTGATAatctttttatacatttatgatctcatctcattagAACACTTAGCACTCACTAACATTATAAAggtatattttatttgtatactTTTGGCAGTCCTATACCTTATTTGCCTGCACAAAAATTACAGAATAATAAGGAAATCGAAATCGGGTTTGGAAAACATTTATCATGGTGGGAAAAAAGAACTGATGTATAATTTGCTAAACACTGCCTCACTTTCCATTGCCTTAGGGGTTTGTCGGATGGCTCCATTATTCATTATACTATGATGAGCCGGAGCGTCATCTTGTAGTTACTATTTTGGAGGTGGAAGGGTTACAAGAGCGAAGAGAAAGCAGCCACCCACTGTTTGTCCAAATTAAACTCTTATGGGCTGGATGCGAGAAGGATGCGGATCAACTTGTTGAAAGGGTAATTCACACcatttatatatactatatattcattcattttctgaaccactttatccgcACAAGGATGGCGGGGTGTTGGATCCTATcacaagggacaccctgaattggtgaccagccaatcgcagggcataagaagacggacaaccatttacactcatgcCTGGGTGCAAAtgagagtgtccaaccagcataAAATGcttatctttggaatgtgggaggaaattagaTTACCCGGGGGaagcccacgcaggcctggggagaacatgcaaactccacacaagtggaccgaccaaGATTCAAAAACGACCCacgaactgtgaggccgacgtgtgAACCACTGAGAGCCGCCAAGCCacctttcatatatatatatatatatatatatatatatatatatatatatatatatatatatatatatatatatatatatatatatatataatcccctatttaaaaatattgaaaaattttCCCCACCACCTGCTCATGGTTGGccgggataggatccagcaccacCAATGAACTTTAACAGTTTCCTCATTTTTTGGTGTGTATGTTTTTGAGATAGTGTATGGGAATTatgtttatgtttgttttcttttctgatTACAATTTAACAGTCCTACAAACATGGGTTGGACATCCAAACTATGAGAATGTGTCATTTGCAAAGTTTGGAGATATGTTGTTTGGGTTCTTgaggggctaaaaaaaaattgcaaaacatgctcaagttaaaaaacaattgcaaaactCACCACTAGAATATCTAATAGCCCTGTTTTTTGGGCTAACACATCCAGCAATTTTTGCTGGGCATAcacattttaaactaaataatCTATTTGAAAAGACCCATACATCATGGAACAAGCACAAAACAAATTTAGGAACAATATTTGAACAAGTGAATAAATTACAAGACTAGAGAGTTACTTATCAATAATCCTGTTTcttttattatataaatatatataaagatacaCCTGTGTACTACtgtatattttacatttcaatGCTCTGATCCAATTAGAGTGATGCGCCATCACTTGCTCTGCGCACAGTGCTCCAGGACTGGCGAACTCGCATTGTAAAAGGCACCAGCAACCCATTATTTGGTGACCAGTTCAGCTATATTCTGGGTGATGAACAAAGGCTGGATGATATCGACCTAAGGATGGAGGTTGGTATGAAAAGAATGGGAATGAAACTGGCATTTGACTCAGTTTATTATGTAATAAGTCAAATTTGTGACAAgtccaactactactactaatacaccTTTTGCTTGTCCCGTGAGAGGTTGCCACAGCAAATCTACTTTTTTCACTTCAACCTGTCGTTTGTATCATCCTCCCCTACACCCGTCATTTCCTTGTCCTTCCCCCAtcaacattggattggattggataactttattcatcccgtattcgggaaattacattgtggcagtagcaagagggtgattagacagaatacacagcaaagcaaaagcacaaagcaaatcaaagtaaatggaatcatcaaatcattaaaacataaaagcagcaaaagcacaaaaaacatgagtggacagagctaccgtggccgccggctgccgcttaaacagcgccattttagttgcggtaactgagtcggactcaaaaagaccttctaaagttggacaaaatcTCCCAAATTCTCCCAATAAACATCTAATCTTTTCTCTAATCTTCACTCTCCCGCTTCTTGTTTCATTTCTAATCCTATCTCACCTGGTCAATCCTGAGAAGGACCTGAGCATCTTCATAATTGTTACTTCTTGCTCCACCTCATTTCTTTTCCTTAAACCTACTCTATAAAAGCCATACATCAGGGGTCGTGAACATTTTGACCAAAAGAGCCATACACTattcaaaatttgaaatgtaattCTTTGATAGCCATACTCATGTGTTAATTATTTGacatttcaacaattttaaagtacaataaatatctaaattatTTTGATAACAATGATATTATGTTGTGAATCAAAGGGTATAGTATGTACAGTCAAGggagtctaatgaaaaaaaaaaattaacaaaaggaGCGCTAGAGTGACATAAGGCACCACTGTGATGtgccaaataataataattggacatgggctttgttgtcatcatcaacaacaaaagcctaattgtcatcatacccagaactgcgtatgacgaaattgtgaGTGCTTCTCCATTGGGTGcattttctcggcaaaagacccaaataagtgataatttcggactcgtaatttggcattctgccgttatggatacatcgcatca
Proteins encoded in this window:
- the syt19 gene encoding synaptotagmin-12; its protein translation is MSAASVLRFPFSNAIKYSILGVSITLLLVALGILAWQAFRCFKRPPTTQPQSQAVNGHLLYGAEVYGIRQQYKGIPTIKIEDFDADILGTTNKGDNGFVGWLHYSLYYDEPERHLVVTILEVEGLQERRESSHPLFVQIKLLWAGCEKDADQLVERSDAPSLALRTVLQDWRTRIVKGTSNPLFGDQFSYILGDEQRLDDIDLRMEVKNFDKHSRHTALGEVRTPLKQLNISYPLELKGKLLAPRKDLVGEVLLSLRFLPTSQRIEIGVLKVRTVFKEQHLDPDSALCVRISVQCDRCKLTDQKTAAVVRGPVTVFNKVLFFSLPEFPLEQCTILGSVYETHLNKKTSKQLIGQVMLKKDKTSENEHWGLMLRSIRQPIARWHALLI